The Caulobacter sp. 73W region GAAGCGCCCGCTAATTCTGGAACCTATCGCCCCAACCGCGTGGTCTCGCAGATCGAGTATCGCGACGACCGGCGGATCACCGCCAACGGCGCGGCGCAGTGGAAGCCCGATGGTCTCACAGAGGTGAACCTGGAGGCGACCTACTCGAACTTCCAGGTCAATCGCGACCTTCAATACTATCAGACCCTGATGCCGGGGGTGACGGTCGCGCCGCAGCCTGGGGCGACCATCCTGCCCGACGGCACGGTGGCCAAGGCGACCTATAACGGTGTGACACTGCGCCCGCTGGTCTATTACTCGCACACCGACTTTGAGAGCTTGAATCTGGGCTTCAACGCCAAGCGCCGCTTTGGCCGCCTGACGGTGTGGGCCGATGCTTCGTATTCGGAAGGCACAGGCAGCGACGGCGCCGCCGGCTCGCCCTTCACCTTCGTCTTCGTCAACAGCCCAGGCAATGTGGTCAACGCCAGCTATGACCTGACCACGAGCAACGTCCATCCCGACGTCAGCCTGACCAGCAACTTCGACCGCAAGAACCCGCAAAACTATCAGCTCGGCTCACTCTTCGACGGTGAGAACCGCTCCGACAACAATGGCTACGACGGCAAGATCGACGTGCTCTACGACCTGGACTGGGGCGTCGTTCGCTCGGTCAAGGCGGGCCTGCGCGGCGAGCGCATCGAGCTTGGCGCCACCAATCCGCAGACCACGCCGGCGGTGAACACAACGACCGACGCGGGTCGCGCCATCCTGGCCGCCGCAGACAAGAACCGCGACGGGGTCATCCGCCCCGACGAGCTGTCGGCCCTGCGTTACAACAACAAGTACGGCGACTTCCTCTCCGAAGTCGACGGCAACTTCGAGCGCAACTTCCTGACCGGACAGGTCGACTCCGTCCTTGGCCGCCAGAACATCGGAGTCTCGGGTCCCGCGCCCGCGCCGCTTTCCGAACGCCACGTGACCCAGACCTCCAAGGCGCTCTACCTGATGACTGACTTGGCCGGCGATGTGTTCAACATCCCCTTCAAGGCCAATGTCGGCGCGCGCTATGTGTGGACCGATCGCGAGTCCGCCGGCTTCGTGGCTGGGGCGACGCCGGGGACTTTCGTGCCCACCTCGACCACGGCCAAGTTCAAGCACCTGCTGCCCAGCGCCAACGTCGCCTTCGACCTGACCAACTCGCTCGTTCTGCGCCTGGCGGCCGCCAAGGTCATCGCTCGCCCGCCGCTGTCGTCGACCGGCGCCGGCATCATCGTCAACCAGGTCAACTTCTCGGCCACCGCCGGCAATCCTCTGCTCAAGCCCTTCGAGGCCACCCAGATGGACGCCACCTTGGAATGGTACTTCGCCGAGGCCAGCCTGTTGTCGGTGGCGGTGTTCAACAAGAAGATCGACAGCTTCACGACCCAGACGGTGACGAGCGAGATCATCCCGGGCAACGAGCGCTTTGGTCCCTTCACGGTCAGCCGCCCGACCAACGGCGAGGACGGCGAGGTTCGCGGCTTTGAGCTGGGGTACCAGCACGCGCTGAAGTTCCTGCCGGCGCCGTTCGATGGCCTGGGCGTGCAGGTCAACTACACCTACGCCGACAGCGACACGCCGGTGGCCGATGCGCTGAACCCCGGCAAGACCCTGCCGCTGACGAACCTGTCCAAGAACAGCTACAACCTGATCGCCTACTACGAGAACGACAAGTTCAGCGCCCGCGTCGCCTACGGCTTCCGCGACCAGTACCTCAACACGGTGCAGGCCAAGAACTTGGGCGGCTCGAACTTCACCGATGACTTTGGTCAGCTGGACGCCTCGGGCAGCTACAACATCAACGAGAAGTTCCGCATCACGGTGGAAGCGACCGGCCTGAACCATCCGGTGGCGCGCAAGTACATCGGCACCTCCAACCGGTTGTTCGAGACCTACATCAACGACAGCCGCATCACCGTCGGCATCGCCGGCACGTTCTGACGTCTTCGATCGCGTGTTCGCACCCCGCACACGCGATTCCCTCCCTGGGGCGTCGTCGACAGGCGACGCCCCATCTTTTTGACCGCGAGGCTCGGATGAACAACAAACTGGCTCTGGCCGCTGTCGCAGCCGCCGCGACGGCCGCCGCCGCCAGCCCTTGCACCGCTAGCTCGCCGCCGACCAGCGGCGCCCAGCTTCGCCCGCCTATGGGCGGCTCTGGCATCGGCGACTACACCCTTCATGACTTCGCCTCGAAGTGGATGATGCAGCAGGACGACCTGGCCGAGGTCGGCCGCCATGCCCAGGCCAATCGAGATTTGTTGGCCAGCGGCGACACGCGTGCGCGCATCGTCCTGATGGGCGATTCCATCACCGCCAACTGGAGCGGCCTGGCCGCCCGCGACACTGCGGCGGTTCGATTGGTCAACCGCGGGATCGGCGGTCAGAACACCAGCCAAATGCTGCTGCGCTATGAAGACGACGTGGTCCAGCTGGCGCCGAGCGCCGTCGTTATCATGGGCGGCACCAATGATCTGCGCGCCTATGTGGGCGACCCCGCGCTGGTCGGCCCCAGCGCCCTGGAGCGTATCCGCCGCAACATCACCGCCATGGCCGATATCGCCGAAGGGCGGCGGTTCAAGGTTGTGCTTTGCACCCTGCCCCCGGTCGGCGCCGACCGCGAACGCGTCTCGCGCGACGCAGGCGCGATCTTGGCGGTGAACGCCTGGATCAAATCCTTCGCCGCCAGCCGCGGCTACCCGGTGGCCGACTACCATGCCGCCCTAGCTGACCCCGCCGGCGCTCTACCCGCCGCGCTCTCGCCAGACGGCATCCATCCTAACGCCGACGGCTATGCGGTCATGTGGCCGGTCCTGTCGCGCGCCCTCGAAAGCATTGAAGAGCCCCGTCCATGAAGATCACCGCCGCCCGCGTCATCGTCACCTGCCCGGGGCGCAATTTCGTCACCCTGAAGATCGAGACCGATCAAGGCGTTCATGGCATCGGCGACGCCACGCTGAACGGCCGCGAGCTGTCGGTCGTCTCCTATCTGCAAGATCACGTGGCCCCGTGCCTGATCCGCATGGACCCGCGGCGGATCGAGGAAATCTGGCAGTACCTCTATCGCGGCGCTTACTGGCGCCGGGGTCCGGTGACCATGCGCGCCATCGCCGCCGTCGACGTGGCCCTTTGGGACATCAAGGCCAAGATGGCCGGCATGCCGCTCTATCAATTACTGGGCGGGCGCAGTCGCGACGGGGTGATGGTCTATGGCCACGCCAATGGCGGCGACATCGAAGAGACCGTGGATGCGGTCGGTCAGTACATTGACCTGGGCTACAAGGCGATCCGCGCCCAGACCGGCGTGCCCGGCATCAAGGACGCCTACGGCGTGGGGCGCGGCAAGCTCTATTACGAGCCGGCGGACGCGGCCCTGCCCAGCGTCACCGGCTGGGACACGCGCAAGGCGCTGAACCATGTGCCCAAACTGTTCGAGAAGCTGCGCGCGACCTACGGCTTCGACCACCATCTGCTGCATGACGGCCACCACCGCTACACGCCGCAGGAAGCCGCCAACCTAGGCAAGATGCTCGAGCCCTACCAGCTGTTCTGGCTGGAGGACCTCACCCCGGCCGA contains the following coding sequences:
- the manD gene encoding D-mannonate dehydratase ManD, which translates into the protein MKITAARVIVTCPGRNFVTLKIETDQGVHGIGDATLNGRELSVVSYLQDHVAPCLIRMDPRRIEEIWQYLYRGAYWRRGPVTMRAIAAVDVALWDIKAKMAGMPLYQLLGGRSRDGVMVYGHANGGDIEETVDAVGQYIDLGYKAIRAQTGVPGIKDAYGVGRGKLYYEPADAALPSVTGWDTRKALNHVPKLFEKLRATYGFDHHLLHDGHHRYTPQEAANLGKMLEPYQLFWLEDLTPAENQEAFKLIRQHTVTPLAVGEIFNTIWDAKDLIQNQLIDYIRSTIVGAGGVTHLRRIADLASLYQIRTGCHGATDLSPVTMGTALHFDTWVPNFGIQEYMRHTEETDAVFPHDYRFEDGLLYCGETPGHGVDIDEKLAAKYPYKPAYLPVARLADGTMWNW
- a CDS encoding TonB-dependent receptor is translated as MTKTQINRLALGASALSLAWAAGLGALAQTSQPADETGVIEEVVVTGIRRSIMQSLDAKRTADSVVDVITAEDIGKLPDQNIAESLSRISGVSITRKDGEGNNFSIRGIDLNRVEINGRAFTGPTQDATPSLQAINPEILSGVEVIKSPTADQIEGSLGGTVNLRTRRPLDGREEFVAAGRVQGVYGDKVDKLGWRASGLVAKQFADGKFGLSAALAYGEIKALGEGFSTGGWAEAPANSGTYRPNRVVSQIEYRDDRRITANGAAQWKPDGLTEVNLEATYSNFQVNRDLQYYQTLMPGVTVAPQPGATILPDGTVAKATYNGVTLRPLVYYSHTDFESLNLGFNAKRRFGRLTVWADASYSEGTGSDGAAGSPFTFVFVNSPGNVVNASYDLTTSNVHPDVSLTSNFDRKNPQNYQLGSLFDGENRSDNNGYDGKIDVLYDLDWGVVRSVKAGLRGERIELGATNPQTTPAVNTTTDAGRAILAAADKNRDGVIRPDELSALRYNNKYGDFLSEVDGNFERNFLTGQVDSVLGRQNIGVSGPAPAPLSERHVTQTSKALYLMTDLAGDVFNIPFKANVGARYVWTDRESAGFVAGATPGTFVPTSTTAKFKHLLPSANVAFDLTNSLVLRLAAAKVIARPPLSSTGAGIIVNQVNFSATAGNPLLKPFEATQMDATLEWYFAEASLLSVAVFNKKIDSFTTQTVTSEIIPGNERFGPFTVSRPTNGEDGEVRGFELGYQHALKFLPAPFDGLGVQVNYTYADSDTPVADALNPGKTLPLTNLSKNSYNLIAYYENDKFSARVAYGFRDQYLNTVQAKNLGGSNFTDDFGQLDASGSYNINEKFRITVEATGLNHPVARKYIGTSNRLFETYINDSRITVGIAGTF
- a CDS encoding GDSL-type esterase/lipase family protein, whose protein sequence is MNNKLALAAVAAAATAAAASPCTASSPPTSGAQLRPPMGGSGIGDYTLHDFASKWMMQQDDLAEVGRHAQANRDLLASGDTRARIVLMGDSITANWSGLAARDTAAVRLVNRGIGGQNTSQMLLRYEDDVVQLAPSAVVIMGGTNDLRAYVGDPALVGPSALERIRRNITAMADIAEGRRFKVVLCTLPPVGADRERVSRDAGAILAVNAWIKSFAASRGYPVADYHAALADPAGALPAALSPDGIHPNADGYAVMWPVLSRALESIEEPRP